Within Microbacterium proteolyticum, the genomic segment GGGCATGACCTAAGAGTTGCACACAATTGAATTGTGCACAACATGAATCGGAGCGAGCCGCGGAAGTCAACCCCTGCCAGGGGATGCCGTGCACCCGCACCATGGGTCGCATGATCCCCCGCAGCGACGTCGGCGCCATGTCCGCGTCGGGCTTCCCGCCCGACGCGGACCGCGATGTCCTCGCCATCAACGGGCACCACTTCGAGCTCGGCCTCCCGGGGATGGCGGGCCTCGTCGAACCGGCCTGATCGCCGTCGGTTCAGCGTTCGATCGACCCGTCGGTCACCGCGACCGCCACCTCGCCGCCGTCGGTGAACTCCACCGTCCAGGACGGCTGTGCACCGGAGCCCAACCCGACCTCCGCGACACTCCCGTCGCCGGCGTGCGCGGAGGCGGCGACGCGGATGCCGTCCGCCAGCGTCGTGGACGCCCTCGTCAACGCCTCCCGGTCCTCGGCCTCGACCTCGCCCGCGTCCCGGCGGTCGGTCACGCTCGGGCCGGTGAGATCGATGTCGACCTCGACGGTCCGGTCGCCCGCCGCCACATGCACCTGAGCGGTCCCGTCGTCGATCTCCACCTCGAACGCCCGGCCCCCGGCACCCGACTCGGCCAGCAGGACCGCGGCGATCACCGTTTCGTAGCCCACGTCGCCGGTGCCGGCCTGGCCGCCGAAAGGAGCGCACGCGGTCAGTGCGAGAGCGAGACCGAGGGCGGAGAGCCCCGCGGCCGGAGCGCGATGGGATGCCATGGCGCGAGGCTAACGGCCGGATCCGAACCGACGCCGGTCATTGCGGCGGCGCGTGGGATATGCCAGGGGAGCGGCGTGATATCAAGCCCCGCCCCCGGCGTCAATGGCGGCCGCGCGCCCAGGTCGGCGTCCCAGCATGACCGGCATGAGCGAGATCACCGCACACCACGGACTTCTGACCGACATCGACCTCCACGTCGACGACACCGGCGGGGCAGGGCGCCCCGTCGTCCTGATCCACGGCTGGCCCCTCTCGGGCGAATCGTGGGCCCATCAGGTGCCCGCCCTCGAAGAGGCCGGCTACCGGGTCGTCACCTACGACCGCCGCGGGTTCGGGCGCAGTGACAAGCCGCGCACGGGATACGACTACGACACCTTCGCCGACGATCTGCACGCCGTCCTCGAGGCCCTGGATCTTCGCGACGCCACGCTCGTGGGCTTTTCCATGGGCGGGGGAGAGGTGGCGCGCTACCTGACCCGCCACGGCGCCGACCGGGTGCGCAGCGTCGTCTTCGCCGCCGCGGTCCCGCCGTACCTGGCCCAGACCGACGACAACCCCGAGGGGCCGCTCGACGCGGACACGGCCGCGGGGATGGAGAAGGGGCTCAAGGACGACGAGAAGGCCTTCTACCACCAGTTCACGACCGACTTCTTCTCGGTGGACGGGGAGCTCACCGTGCCCCCGGCCGAGCAGGCCGAGGCGGAGCGTCTCGCGAACCAGGCCGACCACCACGCCGCGCTGAAGGCGATGGAGGCATTCGCCACGACCGACTTCCGCGACGACCTGCGCAACGTCACGGTGCCCGCGCTGATCCTGCACGGCGACAGCGACGCGACCGTTCCGTTCGAGGGCTCCGGCAAGCGCACCCACGCGGCGATCCCCGGCAGTGAGCTGCACGTCGTGGCCGGCGCCCCGCACGGCGTCAACGTCAGTCACGTCGACGAATTCAACCGCGCGCTGGTGGACTTCCTGCAGCGCTGACCCGTCACCGCGCCCTCGATCTCGCCCGCGATCCCGCGGAGGGCGCTCCGTGCCCCCGACACCACCCGGTGCCGGGGGCACGGTCATGTCTCGGAAGGCAGCACCCGACCGGTGGCGGAGAGGGCTGTCTCGTTTGGTCGTGGCATCCGGATGCCGTAAGCTAACCCTTTGGTGCCCGCCTCACTGCGAGCGGGTCGCCCGAACGTGAGCCCTCCACCGGCCCAGTTGCCCAGTCATCGACCGGAGAACCGACCACCGGAGCGGGATTCACGAACTCCTCCGTTCGATCAAGAAAGCAGCACTACTGTGACGCGCACTTTCACCCCCAAGGCCGCTGAGGTCACGCGCGAGTGGGTCGTTATCGACGCCACCGACGTCGTCCTCGGCCGCCTGGCCTCGCACGCGGCGGCCCTCCTCCGCGGCAAGCACAAGGCGACCTTCGCCAACCACATCGACTCGGGCGACTTCGTCATCGTGATCAACGCTGACAAGGTCGCGCTCACGGGTCAGAAGCTCGAGAAGAAGAAGGCTTACCGCCACTCGGGTTACCCGGGCGGCCTCAAGTCGGTCACCTACAACGAGCTCCTCGAGAAGAACCCCGAGCGGGCCGTCGAGAAGGCCGTTCGCGGCATGCTCCCCAAGAACAGCCTCGGTGCGGCGCAGCTCAAGAAGCTGAAGGTCTACCGCGGCGCCGAGCACCCGCACGGTGCCCAGCAGCCCACCGCGTACACCTTCGACCAGGTCGCCCAGTAAGCGCCGCCGGATAAGGACGAAACAGTGTCGAACATCGACTCCAGCAACTACAGCACCGAGACGCCGGCCGAGCAGGCCGTCGTCGCGGCCGAGCGCCCCGTTCTCTCGGTCCCCGGCGCAGCCGTCGGCCGTCGCAAGCAGGCCATCGCCCGCGTGCGCCTGGTCCCCGGCTCCGGCACGATCACGGTCAACGGCCGCACGATCGAGGACTACTTCCCGAACAAGCTCCACCAGCAGCTCATCAACGACCCGTTCACGGTCCTCGAGCTTGCCGGCGCCTACGACGTCATCGCCCGCATCTCCGGCGGCGGCCCCTCGGGCCAGGCCGGTGCGCTGCGCCTGGGCATCGCCCGTGCGCTGAACGAGATCGACGCCGAGAACAACCGCCCGGGTCTGAAGAAGGCCGGCTTCCTCTCGCGTGACGCGCGCGTCAAGGAGCGCAAGAAGGCCGGTCTCAAGAAGGCCCGCAAGGCGCCTCAGTACTCCAAGCGCTGAGTTCGACGCTCCGGATGCCTCTTTTCGGCACGGACGGGGTGCGGGGGCTGGCCAACGGCCTCCTCACCGCCGAACTCGCGCTGCACCTGGCCCAGGCGACTGCCGTCGTCCTGGGCCAGGGCCGTTCGGCGGAGGCGCGGAAGGCCGAAGGTCGCCGTCTCACCGCCGTCATCGCGCGCGATCCGCGGGTCTCGGGAGAGTTCCTCTCGGCCGCGGTCGCCGCGGGCCTGGCCTCGTCGGGCGTGGACGTCCTCGACGCGGGCGTCATCCCGACCCCGGCGACCGCCTTCCTGATCGCGGATCGTGACGCCGACTTCGGCGTCATGGTGTCGGCTTCGCACAACCCCGCTCCCGACAACGGGATCAAGATCTTCGCCCGCGGCGGTACGAAGCTCCCCGACATCGTCGAGGAGCGCATCGAGCGCGCCCTGGAGTGGGAGCGACTGCAGCCCACGGGTGCGGGTGTCGGGCGCATCCGTCGCTTCGCCGACGCCGAAGACCGTTACGTCGTCCACCTGCTCGGCTCGCTTCCGCACCGGCTCGACGGCATCCACGTCGTCCTCGACTGCGCGCACGGTGCCGCTGCCGGCGTCTCG encodes:
- a CDS encoding alpha/beta fold hydrolase, translated to MSEITAHHGLLTDIDLHVDDTGGAGRPVVLIHGWPLSGESWAHQVPALEEAGYRVVTYDRRGFGRSDKPRTGYDYDTFADDLHAVLEALDLRDATLVGFSMGGGEVARYLTRHGADRVRSVVFAAAVPPYLAQTDDNPEGPLDADTAAGMEKGLKDDEKAFYHQFTTDFFSVDGELTVPPAEQAEAERLANQADHHAALKAMEAFATTDFRDDLRNVTVPALILHGDSDATVPFEGSGKRTHAAIPGSELHVVAGAPHGVNVSHVDEFNRALVDFLQR
- the rplM gene encoding 50S ribosomal protein L13, coding for MTRTFTPKAAEVTREWVVIDATDVVLGRLASHAAALLRGKHKATFANHIDSGDFVIVINADKVALTGQKLEKKKAYRHSGYPGGLKSVTYNELLEKNPERAVEKAVRGMLPKNSLGAAQLKKLKVYRGAEHPHGAQQPTAYTFDQVAQ
- the rpsI gene encoding 30S ribosomal protein S9 is translated as MSNIDSSNYSTETPAEQAVVAAERPVLSVPGAAVGRRKQAIARVRLVPGSGTITVNGRTIEDYFPNKLHQQLINDPFTVLELAGAYDVIARISGGGPSGQAGALRLGIARALNEIDAENNRPGLKKAGFLSRDARVKERKKAGLKKARKAPQYSKR